A portion of the Deinococcus peraridilitoris DSM 19664 genome contains these proteins:
- a CDS encoding acyl-CoA dehydrogenase family protein, with translation MTHVLDSASSAGLSFALSDEQRLIVQSVRDFVRDHIAPLAGEYDKSGEFPWPQLRGLAGLGLLGATVPEEWGGAGLDSVTYALCLEEVAAADASVAVIVSVQNGLPEQMLFRYGTDAQKDQYLRPLASGAKLGAFCLTESSAGSDAASLRLKAERDGAGWVLNGSKAWITSGGQADTYLVMARTGGAGARGVTCFVVDRQTEGLSFGKPEEKMGLHAAHTTTVQFDGVHVGDDQRVGDEGQGLIIALASLDAGRIGIAMQALGIARAAYQHAARYALEREQFGKKIAEHQGVSFKIAEMAARIEAARLVALKAAWLKDQGLKYSREASIAKLLASDAAVDVTRDAIQVFGGNGYSREYPVERLYRDAKVTEIYEGTSEIQKLVIARSVFSEFSE, from the coding sequence ATGACCCACGTGCTTGATTCGGCCTCTTCGGCTGGCCTGAGTTTTGCGCTCTCGGACGAGCAGCGCCTGATCGTGCAGAGCGTTCGCGACTTCGTGCGCGACCACATCGCGCCACTCGCCGGCGAGTACGACAAAAGCGGCGAGTTTCCCTGGCCACAGCTGCGCGGCCTGGCCGGCCTGGGCCTGCTGGGCGCCACGGTCCCCGAGGAATGGGGGGGGGCGGGCCTGGACAGCGTGACGTACGCTTTATGTCTGGAGGAAGTCGCTGCCGCCGACGCCTCGGTGGCCGTGATTGTCAGCGTGCAGAACGGGCTGCCCGAACAGATGCTGTTTCGCTACGGCACCGACGCCCAAAAAGATCAGTACCTGAGGCCGCTCGCTTCGGGTGCGAAACTCGGCGCCTTCTGCCTCACGGAGAGCAGCGCGGGATCGGACGCGGCCAGTCTGCGCCTGAAAGCTGAGCGCGATGGGGCAGGGTGGGTGCTGAACGGCAGCAAAGCCTGGATCACTAGCGGTGGGCAGGCCGACACCTACCTGGTGATGGCCCGCACCGGAGGCGCCGGCGCGCGGGGTGTGACCTGCTTTGTGGTGGACAGGCAGACCGAAGGACTGTCCTTTGGCAAGCCCGAAGAAAAGATGGGCCTGCACGCTGCTCACACCACCACCGTGCAGTTTGATGGCGTGCATGTCGGCGACGACCAGCGCGTGGGCGACGAAGGTCAGGGCCTGATCATCGCGCTTGCCAGCCTCGACGCAGGCCGCATCGGCATTGCCATGCAGGCCCTGGGAATCGCCCGCGCCGCTTACCAGCATGCTGCCCGTTACGCCCTGGAGCGCGAGCAGTTCGGCAAGAAGATTGCCGAACATCAGGGTGTGAGCTTCAAGATCGCCGAGATGGCCGCGCGGATCGAGGCGGCCCGTCTGGTGGCCCTCAAGGCAGCCTGGCTCAAGGACCAGGGCCTGAAATACAGCCGTGAAGCCAGTATCGCCAAGCTGCTTGCCAGTGACGCGGCCGTCGACGTGACCCGCGACGCCATTCAGGTTTTCGGCGGCAACGGCTACAGCCGTGAATACCCAGTCGAGCGCCTGTACCGTGACGCCAAGGTCACCGAGATCTACGAGGGCACCAGTGAGATTCAGAAACTGGTCATCGCCCGCAGTGTCTTTTCCGAGTTTTCGGAGTGA
- a CDS encoding bifunctional metallophosphatase/5'-nucleotidase: protein MKKPLLMGGLLTLGLAACAPNMRGQGNVVDVAVLGVNDFHGNLAPTSFSGVRIPDPADPTKQISLPAGGIEAIGGVLAEARRQNSNTIFVGVGDLIGASPLASSLLRDEPTIAAMNALDMKLSVVGNHEFDYGLKELRRMQNGGCDSNDPAKACKFNPTFTGAKFQYLAANVIEDATGKSIFPAYSIQNVGGANIAFVGAVLKETPTIVSPEGVAGLTFTDEAEAINKVIPELKSRNVDAIIALIHHGGVIDTTKEAFSTPECATLAGPIVNISNKLDPAVKVVMSAHTHRGYNCLVNGRTIIQGDAYGHLLQRVDLRIDKARHTVLGVKASTVVVDSTKVAKDPAMTALITKAKALTDPIANQQVAKLAVPQVSRTANAAGESPLGKLIADSQLAATRDAAKGGAVVAFMNPGGIRADLPVAPKADNGVTFGDVFTVQPFGNSLVVLTLTGAQIKTLLEQQFDNSGVTGQTRILQVSNGFAYKFDTTKPKDQRVSDITLNGQPLNPTASYRVTVNSFLADGGDGFTVLREGQSRLGGELDVDAFQAFIKSNAPVAPSAQDRITKLQ, encoded by the coding sequence ATGAAAAAACCACTGTTGATGGGCGGGCTGCTCACCCTGGGCCTCGCGGCGTGCGCACCGAACATGCGCGGACAAGGCAACGTCGTGGACGTGGCCGTGCTCGGCGTGAACGATTTTCACGGCAACCTCGCTCCGACCTCGTTTTCGGGCGTACGGATTCCGGACCCGGCAGACCCCACCAAACAGATCAGCCTGCCAGCGGGTGGGATCGAGGCCATCGGCGGTGTGCTCGCGGAGGCGCGCCGTCAGAACAGCAATACCATTTTCGTTGGGGTAGGTGACCTGATCGGTGCCAGCCCACTGGCGTCGAGCCTGCTGCGTGACGAGCCCACCATCGCGGCGATGAACGCCCTCGACATGAAGCTCAGCGTCGTCGGCAACCACGAGTTCGATTACGGTCTCAAGGAACTGCGCCGCATGCAAAACGGCGGTTGTGACAGCAACGATCCGGCCAAAGCCTGCAAGTTCAACCCGACCTTCACGGGCGCCAAGTTCCAGTACCTCGCGGCGAACGTCATCGAGGATGCCACCGGCAAGTCCATTTTCCCGGCGTACTCCATTCAGAACGTCGGTGGAGCCAATATCGCCTTTGTGGGCGCGGTCCTCAAGGAAACCCCCACCATCGTTTCGCCCGAAGGCGTGGCCGGCCTGACGTTCACCGACGAAGCCGAGGCCATCAACAAGGTCATTCCCGAGCTCAAGTCACGGAACGTGGACGCCATCATCGCGCTGATTCACCACGGCGGCGTGATCGACACGACGAAGGAAGCCTTCTCGACGCCCGAGTGCGCGACGCTCGCGGGGCCTATCGTGAACATTTCCAACAAGCTCGACCCGGCGGTGAAAGTGGTCATGAGCGCTCACACGCACCGCGGTTACAACTGCCTCGTGAATGGACGCACGATCATTCAGGGCGACGCATACGGCCACCTGTTGCAACGGGTGGACCTGCGCATCGACAAAGCCCGGCATACGGTGCTGGGCGTCAAGGCGAGCACCGTGGTGGTCGACTCGACGAAAGTTGCCAAGGACCCTGCCATGACCGCGCTGATCACCAAGGCCAAGGCCTTGACTGACCCCATCGCCAACCAGCAAGTCGCGAAGCTGGCGGTCCCGCAGGTGTCCCGTACGGCGAACGCTGCGGGGGAGTCTCCGCTGGGCAAGCTCATTGCCGATTCACAACTCGCGGCCACGAGAGACGCGGCCAAGGGTGGAGCCGTGGTGGCCTTTATGAACCCCGGCGGAATTCGGGCTGACCTGCCGGTGGCTCCCAAAGCGGACAACGGCGTGACCTTTGGTGATGTGTTCACGGTGCAGCCTTTCGGGAACAGCCTGGTCGTGCTGACCCTCACGGGCGCCCAGATCAAGACCCTGCTGGAGCAACAGTTCGACAACAGTGGCGTGACCGGACAGACCCGCATCCTGCAGGTTTCGAACGGTTTCGCGTACAAGTTTGACACCACCAAACCCAAGGACCAGCGTGTCAGCGACATCACCCTGAACGGTCAGCCGCTCAACCCAACGGCCAGTTACCGTGTGACGGTAAACAGCTTTCTCGCTGACGGAGGCGACGGTTTCACGGTGCTGCGTGAAGGCCAGAGTCGCCTGGGCGGTGAACTCGATGTGGACGCATTCCAGGCGTTTATCAAGTCAAATGCGCCCGTCGCGCCGAGTGCACAGGACCGCATCACCAAGCTGCAGTAA
- a CDS encoding acyl-CoA dehydrogenase family protein has translation MIDFSLTDEQKQLQALARDFAKNEIMPIASEYDQKEELPWQVVEAAHEVGLLNTSVPEHAGGLGLGMIDEVLIAEELAYGCMGIYTVLMASELGITPIVVGGSQEQQKRFLSPLLEKPSLAAFALSEPNNGSDAAAMHTTAVLDGDTWVINGSKMWISNGGVAEITVVFATTERGGGHRATVAVVVPKDAPGQSYNKIRHKMGQRASLTSELVFENVRVPKENILGGVGDGFKIAMKTLDKTRIPVAAGSVGIARRALEESIKYAKERQAFGKPISDFQAIQFKLAEMAMGIETGRLMSLRAAWLVDQGLPHGTESAIAKAYCSEMAFNAANEAIQVHGGYGYVGEYPVEKLLRDVKLNQIYEGTNEIQRVVIARALLR, from the coding sequence ATGATCGATTTCTCGCTGACTGACGAACAAAAACAGCTTCAGGCCCTCGCCCGTGACTTTGCCAAAAACGAGATCATGCCCATTGCCAGCGAGTACGACCAGAAAGAGGAACTCCCCTGGCAGGTCGTGGAAGCTGCGCACGAGGTCGGGCTGCTCAACACCTCGGTGCCCGAGCATGCCGGAGGCCTGGGTTTGGGCATGATCGACGAAGTGTTGATCGCCGAGGAGCTCGCCTACGGCTGCATGGGGATCTACACCGTGCTGATGGCCTCCGAGCTGGGCATCACTCCCATCGTGGTGGGCGGCAGTCAGGAGCAGCAGAAGCGCTTCCTGTCACCGTTGCTCGAAAAGCCTTCTCTGGCGGCCTTCGCCCTCAGCGAGCCCAACAACGGCTCGGACGCGGCGGCCATGCACACCACGGCGGTGCTCGACGGTGACACGTGGGTCATCAATGGCAGCAAGATGTGGATCAGCAACGGCGGCGTGGCCGAGATCACGGTGGTGTTTGCGACCACCGAACGCGGCGGAGGTCACCGGGCGACCGTGGCCGTCGTGGTGCCCAAGGACGCGCCCGGCCAGTCCTACAACAAGATTCGGCACAAGATGGGTCAGCGCGCCAGCCTCACCTCGGAGCTGGTATTCGAGAATGTCCGGGTGCCGAAAGAGAACATCCTGGGAGGAGTCGGCGACGGCTTCAAGATTGCCATGAAAACCCTCGACAAGACCCGCATTCCGGTGGCGGCGGGTTCGGTGGGCATTGCCCGGCGCGCCCTGGAGGAAAGCATCAAGTACGCCAAGGAGCGTCAGGCCTTCGGCAAGCCCATCTCGGACTTTCAGGCCATTCAGTTCAAGCTGGCCGAGATGGCGATGGGCATCGAGACCGGGCGCCTGATGTCCCTGCGCGCTGCCTGGCTGGTGGACCAGGGTCTGCCACACGGCACCGAGAGCGCCATTGCCAAGGCTTACTGCTCCGAAATGGCCTTCAACGCGGCCAATGAGGCCATTCAGGTGCACGGCGGCTACGGCTACGTCGGCGAGTACCCCGTCGAGAAGCTGCTGCGCGACGTGAAGCTCAACCAGATCTACGAAGGAACCAACGAGATTCAGCGTGTGGTGATCGCGCGCGCCCTGCTGCGCTGA
- a CDS encoding electron transfer flavoprotein subunit beta/FixA family protein, translated as MKILTLIRQVPDAEARVRVNGGSVDLEGATLVMDGMDEYGVEEALRVRESGAATEVIAVAIGPRRVEDALRTALAMGADRAVHVETDEKLDAISLSRVVAQIAENEGADLILAGGQQADWDSQALGAATAERLGWPQLTWTNGLTVAEGKLSGRHDVDEGNETFEVALPAVVTTQQGLNEPRYPTLPNIMKAKKKELRKDALDQYGVSPKVRVVGAEIQARARMNRVIDGKDPQAAAAQLLELLRNEAKVLA; from the coding sequence ATGAAAATACTGACCCTCATAAGGCAGGTTCCCGACGCTGAAGCGCGCGTACGGGTGAACGGTGGCAGTGTCGATCTGGAAGGCGCCACCCTGGTGATGGACGGCATGGACGAGTACGGGGTGGAAGAAGCGCTGCGGGTGCGCGAAAGCGGGGCGGCGACCGAGGTCATTGCCGTCGCCATCGGACCCAGGCGGGTCGAGGACGCCCTGCGCACGGCGCTGGCCATGGGTGCTGACCGCGCCGTTCACGTCGAAACCGATGAAAAGCTCGATGCCATCTCGCTCAGTCGGGTGGTCGCGCAGATTGCCGAGAACGAGGGCGCTGACCTGATCCTGGCCGGCGGACAGCAGGCCGACTGGGACAGTCAGGCGCTCGGCGCGGCCACAGCCGAGCGCCTCGGCTGGCCGCAGCTGACCTGGACCAACGGCCTGACGGTGGCGGAGGGTAAACTGAGCGGACGGCACGACGTGGACGAGGGCAACGAGACCTTCGAGGTGGCGCTGCCCGCCGTGGTCACCACCCAGCAGGGCCTCAACGAACCGCGTTACCCCACTTTGCCGAACATCATGAAGGCCAAGAAAAAAGAGCTGCGCAAGGATGCCCTCGACCAGTACGGCGTCTCGCCCAAAGTGCGTGTGGTGGGCGCGGAAATTCAGGCCCGCGCACGCATGAATCGGGTCATCGACGGCAAGGACCCCCAGGCGGCAGCGGCACAACTGCTCGAACTGCTGCGCAACGAAGCCAAAGTTCTCGCCTGA
- a CDS encoding electron transfer flavoprotein subunit alpha/FixB family protein, translating into MILIVAEYTNGKLSKSTAEMVTAARESGREGPVTILVLGSNVASIANEAAMLADQVLVGDAPVLAQYNAETWAAATAQIAQEGEAHTVLIGGSRSGREFSPRVAVKLDAPLLEDVISLKSTGAALQAQRYTYLARVTETVEAEAPVTVVTVKIGIFAPAAPAAQPGEQYDVELELPAVRVSVTGKSVEKSSRVALAEADVIVTGGRGVGSSENFSKLVEGLADQIGAGVGATRAVVDAGWRPYSEQVGQTGKTVQPKAYIALGVSGAVQHLSGMGKSKYIVAINKDADAPIFKVADYGIVGDVNEIIPALIEQARNR; encoded by the coding sequence ATGATTCTGATCGTCGCTGAATACACGAACGGCAAGCTCAGCAAGAGCACCGCCGAAATGGTCACGGCCGCCCGCGAGTCGGGCCGCGAAGGCCCGGTCACCATTCTGGTACTGGGGAGCAATGTCGCCAGCATTGCCAACGAAGCTGCCATGCTTGCCGATCAGGTGCTGGTCGGCGACGCGCCGGTCCTGGCGCAGTACAACGCCGAGACCTGGGCCGCCGCGACCGCCCAGATTGCCCAGGAAGGCGAGGCGCACACGGTTCTGATCGGTGGCAGCCGCTCGGGGCGCGAATTCAGTCCGCGCGTCGCCGTGAAGCTCGACGCACCCCTGCTGGAAGACGTGATCTCACTCAAATCCACTGGTGCGGCGTTGCAGGCGCAGCGCTACACCTACCTCGCGCGCGTCACCGAAACCGTCGAAGCCGAGGCACCCGTCACCGTCGTCACGGTAAAAATCGGTATCTTCGCGCCCGCGGCGCCCGCAGCCCAGCCCGGCGAGCAGTACGATGTGGAACTCGAGCTGCCTGCCGTGCGCGTCAGCGTGACGGGCAAATCGGTCGAGAAAAGCAGCCGCGTGGCGCTCGCCGAAGCGGACGTGATCGTCACGGGCGGACGTGGGGTGGGCAGCTCGGAGAACTTCTCCAAGCTGGTCGAAGGCCTCGCCGACCAGATCGGTGCGGGCGTGGGGGCGACGCGCGCCGTAGTAGACGCCGGCTGGCGTCCGTACTCGGAGCAAGTGGGGCAGACCGGCAAGACCGTGCAACCCAAGGCGTACATTGCTCTGGGCGTCTCGGGCGCCGTACAGCACCTCTCGGGGATGGGCAAGAGCAAATACATCGTGGCAATCAACAAGGACGCCGACGCGCCCATTTTTAAGGTGGCCGACTACGGCATCGTCGGGGACGTCAACGAGATTATCCCGGCCCTGATCGAGCAGGCCCGAAACAGGTAA
- a CDS encoding YkgJ family cysteine cluster protein produces MNAQDTAREVRKQYARYDERARSWLSAYTGRGGRVYCASGCFRCCDMPIRLSWPEALTIAQSMSEDQHRDMHAHARKVWANAHCAKNLDEYVRGHRSQVGFCPLLDRATGSCSQYADRPTRCRDTYSGLPAQLCAPGGVEGLKGQARRDYQREVRTNPAMDGHSHYLAPLEDLSLPAWDRFGAMMRRELGFELWGDFAFLVCMTREEDFVKALQERDPGKVIRALRKAGLYHPEIVQIE; encoded by the coding sequence GTGAACGCTCAGGACACCGCGCGTGAAGTTCGAAAACAATACGCCCGTTACGACGAACGCGCCCGGTCCTGGCTGAGCGCCTACACCGGACGTGGCGGCCGGGTGTACTGTGCCAGCGGCTGCTTTCGCTGTTGCGACATGCCCATTCGCCTCAGCTGGCCTGAAGCCCTCACCATTGCGCAAAGCATGAGCGAAGACCAGCACCGCGACATGCACGCCCACGCCCGGAAAGTCTGGGCCAATGCCCACTGCGCGAAGAACCTCGACGAGTACGTGCGGGGTCACCGCTCGCAGGTGGGCTTCTGCCCGCTACTCGACCGCGCCACCGGAAGCTGCTCGCAGTATGCCGACCGTCCCACGCGCTGCCGTGACACCTACTCGGGCCTGCCGGCACAGTTGTGCGCTCCGGGTGGTGTGGAAGGGCTGAAGGGTCAGGCGCGGCGCGACTATCAGCGCGAAGTGCGCACAAACCCCGCGATGGACGGTCACTCGCATTACCTCGCTCCGCTGGAGGATCTCTCCTTGCCGGCCTGGGACAGGTTCGGCGCCATGATGCGCCGCGAGCTGGGCTTCGAGTTGTGGGGTGACTTCGCGTTTCTGGTCTGCATGACCCGCGAGGAGGATTTCGTGAAGGCGTTGCAGGAGCGTGATCCGGGCAAGGTCATCCGGGCCTTACGCAAGGCCGGGCTGTACCACCCTGAAATCGTGCAGATCGAGTAA
- a CDS encoding HD-GYP domain-containing protein, which translates to MFRKPAKQPAASSAVSAGMEPGRLLNELLAKPTLEGVLESALAQAAELVGGNVKAYAVVRPGEDRVAAVYQYDYELVGLSLAGPWSAGRSRVVADGAAELFATNPPEVRAKLDVLGMREAKASLIAPLRDRNRFLGAVVLDRYSADTFTSVQLDAVSRWAGSITPLVALLEGQEEARALSRQLTTVFVESVESLDFDTVGHARRVTEVAGKLGRAVGLTERELDELWYAAMLHDLGKLHGSEGHALIGANLLHDVPQLAGAQLGVRHHHERWDGFGEPDRLAGEEIPLIARIVAVADTFVRKGESASFASEGGKTLDPRLVTAFETLVRAEV; encoded by the coding sequence GTGTTCAGGAAACCCGCCAAACAACCTGCCGCCTCTTCTGCCGTGTCCGCTGGCATGGAGCCTGGGCGCCTTCTCAACGAACTCCTGGCGAAACCGACCCTGGAGGGGGTTCTGGAAAGTGCGTTGGCGCAGGCGGCAGAACTGGTGGGCGGCAACGTCAAGGCCTACGCCGTCGTGCGTCCTGGAGAAGACCGGGTAGCGGCGGTGTACCAGTACGATTACGAACTGGTCGGTCTGTCCCTCGCCGGACCGTGGTCGGCCGGCCGCTCGCGCGTCGTGGCCGACGGAGCTGCCGAACTGTTCGCGACCAATCCGCCAGAGGTGCGTGCCAAACTCGACGTGCTCGGCATGCGCGAGGCCAAAGCGAGCCTGATCGCGCCGCTGCGCGACCGCAACCGCTTTCTGGGCGCTGTGGTGCTCGACCGTTATTCGGCAGACACATTTACTTCGGTGCAGCTTGATGCGGTGTCCCGCTGGGCCGGCAGTATCACGCCCCTCGTGGCGCTGTTGGAAGGCCAAGAGGAAGCCAGAGCCCTTTCGCGCCAGCTGACCACCGTCTTCGTTGAGTCCGTCGAGTCGCTCGACTTCGATACGGTCGGCCATGCCCGCCGGGTGACCGAGGTCGCAGGGAAGCTGGGGCGCGCCGTCGGCCTGACCGAGCGTGAACTGGATGAACTCTGGTACGCGGCGATGCTGCACGACCTGGGCAAGCTGCATGGCAGCGAAGGACATGCGCTCATCGGGGCCAATCTGCTGCATGACGTACCACAACTTGCCGGCGCACAGCTCGGCGTGCGCCACCATCACGAGCGCTGGGACGGTTTTGGCGAACCCGACCGCCTGGCCGGCGAGGAAATCCCGCTAATCGCGCGCATCGTGGCCGTGGCCGATACCTTCGTGCGCAAGGGCGAGAGCGCCTCGTTTGCCAGCGAGGGTGGAAAGACCCTGGACCCCCGACTGGTCACGGCCTTCGAAACTTTGGTGCGCGCCGAGGTCTGA
- a CDS encoding aminoglycoside phosphotransferase family protein has protein sequence MKRVTNGVAHLPTVERLCGPLERLGGGAHSRVYQAGEYVVKVYRNFLGWHALEAANMRRAGLGEWVVKTLEADGAQILIMRRFPGRPVRAEDIPGALPYIQHFLQNLHAPKEGVVNLARLNERLQRFRGALSAYQLDDLFEAVETPLRRGELAAPASYCHLDLWSDNVLVSERGEVLVIDWTRAAFDDPIRDISLFKTGTLDLCTPAQSMELALRLLPDEERALVRLRAYLAHTYLHDLYWFLMREPYDFEAQRAVKVPRARHALEFLS, from the coding sequence ATGAAGCGTGTGACCAACGGCGTGGCCCACCTTCCAACCGTAGAACGGCTCTGCGGGCCGCTGGAGCGCCTGGGTGGAGGTGCTCACAGCCGGGTGTACCAGGCGGGCGAGTACGTTGTGAAGGTCTACCGCAATTTTCTGGGCTGGCACGCCCTGGAAGCAGCCAACATGCGCCGCGCGGGTCTCGGTGAGTGGGTCGTCAAGACACTGGAAGCTGACGGTGCCCAAATTCTGATCATGCGGCGTTTTCCCGGGCGCCCGGTGAGGGCCGAAGACATTCCCGGTGCGCTGCCGTACATCCAGCATTTCCTGCAGAACCTGCACGCACCAAAGGAAGGGGTTGTCAACCTTGCGCGCCTCAACGAGCGCTTGCAGCGTTTCCGGGGCGCACTGAGCGCCTACCAGCTCGACGATCTCTTCGAGGCGGTGGAAACGCCACTGCGGCGCGGTGAGCTCGCCGCGCCGGCCAGCTACTGCCATTTGGATCTGTGGTCGGACAACGTCCTGGTCTCAGAGCGCGGCGAAGTGCTGGTGATCGACTGGACCCGCGCGGCCTTCGACGATCCCATCCGCGACATTTCACTGTTCAAAACCGGCACCCTCGATTTGTGCACGCCCGCGCAGAGCATGGAGCTGGCGCTGCGCCTGCTGCCTGACGAAGAGCGCGCGCTGGTGCGCTTGCGCGCCTACCTTGCCCATACCTACCTGCACGATCTGTACTGGTTTTTGATGCGTGAACCCTACGATTTCGAAGCGCAGCGCGCCGTGAAGGTGCCGCGCGCGCGGCACGCCCTGGAATTCCTGAGCTGA
- the upp gene encoding uracil phosphoribosyltransferase codes for MVTVVSHPLVQHKLSLMRDIHTGPKEFRELAAEVTLLLAYEAMRDLETEAVTLETPIQKGEFPMLAGKKLAVVAILRAGLIMSDSILRLVPAARVGHIGLYRDPETLRPVAYYNKLPQDIAERRVFLLDPMLATGGSAVAAIDTLKAAGALSVKLLSVLAVPEGIARVHASHPDVEIVTAAVDERLNDHGYIVPGLGDAGDRIYGTK; via the coding sequence CTGGTGACCGTCGTAAGCCATCCACTCGTACAGCACAAGCTTTCCCTGATGCGCGACATTCACACGGGTCCGAAGGAATTCCGGGAGCTGGCCGCCGAGGTGACCTTGCTGCTGGCCTACGAAGCGATGCGTGACCTCGAAACCGAAGCCGTGACGCTGGAGACGCCCATTCAGAAAGGCGAATTTCCCATGCTGGCCGGCAAGAAACTGGCCGTGGTGGCCATCTTGCGTGCCGGGCTCATCATGAGTGACTCGATCCTGCGTCTCGTACCGGCGGCGCGCGTCGGGCACATCGGGTTGTACCGTGACCCCGAGACGCTGCGGCCCGTTGCCTACTACAACAAGTTGCCACAGGACATCGCCGAGCGCCGGGTGTTCCTGCTTGACCCGATGCTGGCCACGGGGGGCAGCGCGGTGGCGGCCATTGATACCCTCAAGGCAGCGGGCGCCCTGAGCGTCAAGCTGCTCTCGGTGCTGGCGGTGCCCGAAGGCATTGCGCGGGTTCACGCGTCGCACCCCGACGTTGAGATCGTTACCGCCGCCGTGGATGAGCGGCTCAACGATCACGGATACATTGTTCCCGGCCTGGGTGACGCGGGCGACCGGATTTACGGCACGAAGTGA
- a CDS encoding MraY family glycosyltransferase, producing MDVFPFLRSLGIADPLGIGFLSVVLTFVSAWVFTHRFVPRVRDYAIKVGWADLPNERRLNKAPLPNAGGLAIFAGFIIPVVIVWALRPIGVTEVQVQVLAILLGATLMVMLGFIDDQFTLPPLFRLGMQTVAALLLVLNGLSIELLALPFLPVIPVGLLEPFNIFFTLLWIVGITNAFNLLDGVDGVVGGIGFIASVVMLAVAAQFPDRGSAVVLLAGLAGAALGFLRHNFNPSRIIMGDGGAYLFGYTLAAISLLGTLKVSAGTSLLAPLLFLALPIIDTTQVIVGRLLRGQNPLSTPDKTHIHHRLFARYGARGAAVIIWAITLGFNIVGMLAQGIPAQVIFFVTLGVGGCLTWVALRRVRALRLEESHVTVKEAVK from the coding sequence ATGGACGTTTTTCCGTTTCTTCGTTCGCTGGGTATCGCCGATCCGCTGGGAATCGGTTTCCTCAGCGTGGTGCTCACCTTCGTGAGTGCGTGGGTGTTCACGCACCGCTTCGTGCCCCGCGTGCGTGATTACGCGATCAAGGTCGGTTGGGCCGATTTGCCCAACGAACGGCGTCTTAACAAGGCGCCCCTGCCGAATGCCGGCGGGCTGGCGATTTTCGCCGGGTTCATCATTCCGGTCGTGATCGTGTGGGCGCTGCGTCCCATCGGAGTCACCGAGGTGCAGGTGCAGGTGCTGGCGATCCTGCTGGGCGCAACCCTGATGGTCATGCTGGGATTTATCGATGACCAGTTTACGTTGCCTCCGCTGTTCCGCCTGGGCATGCAGACCGTGGCGGCCCTGCTGCTGGTCCTCAACGGGCTGAGCATCGAACTGCTCGCGCTGCCGTTTTTGCCTGTCATTCCAGTAGGTCTGCTCGAGCCATTCAATATCTTCTTCACGCTGCTGTGGATCGTCGGGATCACCAACGCCTTCAACCTGCTCGACGGCGTGGACGGGGTGGTGGGCGGGATCGGCTTTATCGCCAGCGTGGTGATGCTGGCAGTCGCTGCACAGTTCCCGGACCGCGGCAGCGCGGTGGTGCTGCTGGCCGGTCTTGCCGGCGCAGCGCTCGGATTTCTGCGGCACAACTTCAATCCCAGCCGCATCATCATGGGCGACGGCGGCGCTTACCTGTTCGGGTATACCCTGGCCGCCATCAGCCTGCTGGGCACACTGAAAGTCAGCGCCGGTACGTCGTTGCTGGCGCCGCTGCTGTTTCTGGCACTGCCGATCATCGATACCACCCAGGTGATCGTCGGGCGCCTGCTGCGGGGTCAGAATCCCCTCAGCACTCCCGACAAGACCCACATTCACCACCGCCTCTTCGCGCGTTACGGAGCGCGGGGCGCCGCCGTGATCATCTGGGCCATCACGCTGGGATTCAACATCGTCGGCATGCTGGCCCAGGGCATTCCGGCGCAGGTGATCTTCTTCGTGACCCTTGGCGTGGGGGGCTGTCTGACCTGGGTTGCGCTGCGCCGCGTGCGTGCGCTGCGTCTCGAAGAGTCGCACGTGACCGTCAAGGAGGCCGTGAAATGA